One Ignavibacterium album JCM 16511 genomic region harbors:
- a CDS encoding DUF72 domain-containing protein: protein MKATKSKIYFGTCSWKYDSWEGIVYSKAKGINMLEEYSRQFNSVEIDQWFWSLHAVNKISLPKESDVKLYAESVPENFRFTIKIPNSITLTHFYRKNKSEELKSNPHFLSPDLFDEFLSTLKPMKSRTGVLMFQFEYLNKEKMSNQIEFMDRFEAFLQNIRKEYQLGIEIRNPNYLNKKFFEFLKRNNISMVFLQGYYMPMIWEVFKTAKDFLIKPVVIRLHGPDRSGIEEKTGNVWNEIVEPKDEELTRIAEIINYLSEKQMDVYVNVNNHYEGCAPLTIKKLKEILSLI from the coding sequence ATGAAAGCCACAAAGTCAAAAATTTATTTCGGAACCTGCAGTTGGAAATACGATTCGTGGGAAGGAATAGTATATTCCAAAGCAAAGGGAATAAATATGCTTGAGGAATATTCCCGTCAATTTAACTCGGTTGAAATAGATCAGTGGTTCTGGTCTTTGCATGCGGTTAATAAAATTTCTCTTCCAAAGGAAAGTGATGTAAAGCTCTATGCTGAATCGGTTCCTGAGAATTTCAGATTTACAATAAAAATTCCTAACAGTATTACACTTACTCATTTCTACAGAAAAAATAAATCTGAGGAATTGAAATCAAATCCACATTTTCTGAGTCCTGATTTGTTTGATGAATTTCTCTCAACACTTAAACCAATGAAAAGTAGAACCGGAGTTTTAATGTTTCAGTTCGAGTATCTGAATAAAGAAAAAATGAGCAACCAAATTGAATTTATGGATAGGTTTGAAGCCTTTCTTCAGAATATCAGGAAGGAATATCAGTTAGGAATTGAAATTCGTAATCCGAATTACCTGAATAAAAAATTTTTTGAATTTCTTAAACGCAACAATATTTCAATGGTCTTTCTGCAAGGGTATTATATGCCAATGATTTGGGAAGTTTTTAAAACAGCAAAAGATTTCCTGATTAAACCTGTAGTAATCAGACTTCACGGACCTGACCGTTCAGGCATAGAAGAGAAAACCGGAAATGTTTGGAATGAGATAGTAGAACCGAAGGATGAAGAGCTGACACGAATTGCAGAAATAATTAATTATTTATCTGAAAAACAGATGGATGTTTATGTGAATGTTAATAATCATTATGAAGGCTGCGCACCATTAACAATAAAAAAGCTGAAAGAAATTTTATCACTAATTTAG
- a CDS encoding YggS family pyridoxal phosphate-dependent enzyme, whose amino-acid sequence MIAENLVRLLERIDKKCKQVGRNPEEIRLIAVSKYFGTDAILEANKAGVKDFGENRAQELMLKYDKIGDTVVWHFIGTLQKNKVKYAVKAAEYIHSVDSIELLEEINKRASSLNKVQKILLEVKTSYEESKSGLTNEEEIFGIAEQAKHYSNVNLVGLMTIAPLTDDENLIRKSFRELRLLKDKMNKSGINITELSMGMTSDFEIAIEEGSTMLRIGSAIFGERNYSKDWRQV is encoded by the coding sequence ATGATTGCTGAAAATTTAGTCAGATTACTTGAACGGATTGACAAGAAATGTAAACAAGTTGGTAGAAATCCTGAAGAAATAAGACTTATTGCTGTGTCAAAATATTTTGGTACTGATGCAATTCTTGAAGCCAATAAAGCTGGCGTAAAAGATTTCGGTGAAAATCGTGCGCAGGAGCTGATGCTCAAGTATGATAAAATCGGAGATACAGTTGTCTGGCATTTTATAGGTACTTTACAGAAAAATAAAGTTAAATATGCGGTTAAAGCAGCAGAATATATTCATTCTGTTGATAGTATTGAGTTATTGGAAGAAATAAATAAACGAGCTTCTTCATTAAATAAAGTTCAGAAAATTCTTCTCGAAGTAAAAACATCTTATGAGGAATCTAAATCCGGTTTAACTAATGAAGAGGAAATTTTCGGAATTGCTGAGCAAGCAAAACATTATTCAAATGTAAATCTCGTTGGATTGATGACAATTGCTCCTTTAACTGATGATGAAAATCTGATAAGAAAAAGTTTCAGAGAATTAAGATTATTGAAAGATAAAATGAACAAATCCGGCATAAACATAACTGAACTTTCAATGGGTATGACAAGCGATTTTGAAATTGCTATTGAAGAAGGTTCAACTATGCTCAGAATTGGCTCGGCAATTTTTGGTGAACGAAATTACTCCAAAGACTGGAGACAAGTATGA
- a CDS encoding DivIVA domain-containing protein: MKLQPFSIRQQEFSKKMRGFDPDEVKAFMERIADDVDELLKENEELKLQVETLNQQLEEFKKIEKNLQDTLLKAQESSTKSIESAKKQTALMIKEAELKAAQIIEKARESANEIRNAVLNLREEKDMMIARLKAIISSQAHLLEVKIEDIDEEVVVQKKKTKDENKKLDLNIDDIVEKLL; the protein is encoded by the coding sequence ATGAAGCTTCAACCTTTTTCGATTCGGCAGCAAGAGTTTTCAAAAAAAATGCGCGGCTTTGACCCTGATGAAGTTAAAGCATTTATGGAAAGAATTGCTGATGATGTTGATGAACTTCTTAAAGAGAATGAAGAACTGAAACTGCAGGTCGAAACTCTTAATCAACAACTTGAAGAATTCAAAAAGATTGAAAAGAACCTACAGGATACTTTACTTAAAGCTCAGGAAAGTTCTACAAAATCAATTGAATCTGCTAAAAAACAAACCGCATTGATGATTAAAGAAGCAGAATTAAAAGCTGCTCAGATTATCGAGAAAGCAAGAGAAAGTGCAAATGAAATCCGTAACGCCGTTCTTAATCTTCGTGAAGAAAAAGATATGATGATTGCTAGATTAAAAGCTATCATAAGCTCGCAGGCACATTTGCTCGAAGTTAAAATTGAAGATATAGATGAAGAAGTGGTTGTTCAGAAAAAGAAAACAAAAGATGAAAACAAAAAGCTTGATTTGAATATAGATGACATCGTGGAGAAATTATTATGA
- the lspA gene encoding signal peptidase II yields the protein MKVIYISIAVVIIDQLSKFFVKGFSIPFLNFNFDGMYYGQSIPVIGDFFRLTYIENPGMAFGFDPGDGFKLAISLFSLIASVGLLIYLYAIRNKSLSLRIAIAFILGGAVGNLIDRTFYGVFFGYAPLFYGRVVDFFDFDFFDFTLFGRSYDRWPIFNIADAAVTVGVLILILFYKKHEEERELEKSLFAASLDSTNSTHHITPDELTSAEASINTAEESNEQIDNRKEVSD from the coding sequence GTGAAAGTAATTTATATTTCAATTGCGGTTGTAATAATTGACCAGCTTAGCAAATTTTTTGTTAAAGGTTTTTCGATTCCATTTCTCAATTTCAATTTTGACGGAATGTATTATGGACAAAGCATTCCTGTTATCGGAGATTTTTTCAGACTAACCTACATCGAAAATCCGGGAATGGCATTCGGTTTTGATCCGGGCGATGGATTCAAATTGGCAATCTCGTTATTTTCTCTGATTGCAAGCGTTGGTCTGTTGATTTATCTCTATGCAATCAGGAATAAAAGCTTAAGTTTAAGAATAGCAATTGCTTTTATTCTCGGCGGTGCAGTTGGTAATCTGATTGACAGAACTTTTTACGGAGTGTTTTTTGGATATGCCCCTTTGTTTTATGGAAGAGTAGTTGACTTCTTCGATTTTGATTTTTTCGACTTTACACTTTTCGGAAGAAGTTATGACCGTTGGCCAATTTTCAATATTGCTGATGCTGCTGTTACAGTAGGTGTTCTGATTTTAATTCTGTTCTATAAAAAGCACGAAGAAGAAAGAGAGCTTGAAAAATCTTTGTTCGCTGCATCGCTTGACTCAACAAATTCAACTCATCATATCACTCCTGATGAATTAACTTCTGCGGAAGCTTCAATAAACACAGCAGAAGAATCAAATGAGCAAATTGATAACCGAAAAGAAGTATCTGATTAA
- a CDS encoding purine-nucleoside phosphorylase, with protein sequence MSELLNKINETISVIRKHTNDTYPVGIILGTGLGGLVKEINIEHQIDYAELPHFPLSTVESHQGKLIFGTINGKKVVAMQGRFHYYEGYSMQQITYPVRVMKFLGVQTLLVSNACGGMNPVYRKGDLMLMIDHINLLGDNPLIGKNEDSLGPRFPDMSEPYSLELIKLAEEVALENKIKIHKGVYVAVPGPNLETKAEYRFLRATGADVVGMSTVPENIVANHMGMKVLGISIITDECFPDSLKPVDVKEIIHTAMEAEPKMTLIMKEVIKRL encoded by the coding sequence ATGAGCGAACTTTTGAATAAAATTAATGAAACAATTTCGGTAATCAGAAAACATACTAATGATACTTATCCGGTTGGAATTATTCTCGGAACAGGACTTGGTGGATTGGTTAAAGAAATTAATATCGAACATCAGATTGATTATGCCGAACTTCCGCACTTTCCGCTTTCAACAGTAGAATCACATCAGGGAAAGTTAATCTTTGGTACAATTAACGGTAAAAAAGTTGTTGCAATGCAGGGAAGATTTCATTACTACGAAGGTTATTCGATGCAGCAAATTACTTATCCCGTTCGTGTAATGAAATTTCTTGGTGTTCAGACTTTGCTTGTTTCAAATGCTTGCGGCGGTATGAATCCTGTTTATCGTAAAGGTGATTTAATGCTGATGATTGATCATATTAACCTCCTTGGTGATAATCCACTTATTGGAAAAAATGAAGACAGTCTGGGACCCAGATTCCCTGATATGAGTGAACCATATTCACTTGAGCTTATTAAACTTGCCGAAGAAGTCGCTCTGGAAAATAAAATAAAGATTCACAAAGGCGTTTATGTAGCTGTTCCGGGACCAAATCTCGAAACAAAAGCTGAATACAGATTTCTTCGTGCTACCGGAGCTGATGTTGTTGGAATGTCAACTGTTCCTGAAAATATTGTTGCAAATCATATGGGAATGAAGGTTCTCGGAATAAGCATTATCACTGATGAATGTTTCCCTGATTCACTTAAACCCGTTGATGTGAAAGAAATCATTCATACAGCTATGGAAGCAGAACCTAAAATGACTTTGATTATGAAGGAAGTAATTAAGAGGTTGTAA
- the ileS gene encoding isoleucine--tRNA ligase codes for MFRQNLEKISYPKIEEEILKFWQENKIFEKSISTRDENKSFTFYEGPPTANGKPGIHHVMARTLKDLVCRYKTLKGFRVERKAGWDTHGLPVEIEVEKLLGIKHKSEVIEYGIEKYNQKCRESVFTYLDLWEKMTTRMGYWIDLDSAYITLDNKYIESVWWALKTLFDKGLIYKDYKIVPQDPKSETVLSSHELALGYRETKDPSVYVLFQRTDADEYFLVWTTTPWTLISNVALAVGPEIDYVKIRTDGKVLILAKDRLSVIDGDYEILEKMKGKDLLGIEYEQLFDYCDVDRKAFYVIEGDFVSTEDGSGIVHIAPAFGADDYEVSKKYNLPMLQPVTRSGVFTDEVTDFAGQFVKDADNGIILKLKKEGKLYKKETILHTYPFSWRHQDVPVIYYARESWFIRTTSIANRMVELNKTINWQPPEVGSGRFGNWLEENKDWALSRDRFWATPLPIWISDDGDMFAVGSIEELKKGFIEENGKRISVADVENIDLHKPFVDKILFEKNGKIYKRTPEVIDVWFDSGAMPFAQYHYPFENKENFEKQFFPADFICEGIDQTRGWFYTLHAIATMLFDSVAFRNVIVNELILDKNGMKMSKSRGNTVDPFDLFDKYGADTTRWYLVTNSPPWRPTLFDEEALVEVQRKFFGTLVNTYSFFALYANIDKFNFSDALVPYNERPEIDRWIISKLNALVEEYEKQMDAYDVTKAARAVSDFTIDQLSNWYVRRSRRRFWKSEMNKEKLSAYQTLYECLITVAKLTSPFAPFIAEEIYRNLNTVTNKEKFESVHLADFPSITYRELELEEKMDVAQKVVYLTRAIRAKNNLKVRQPLKRMMVVVEKERRDALGKMKDVILDEVNIKELVVLDDDSEIVNKTAKANFKSIGPKFGKKVKTVAELIKNFGKEEIKKLESGETIEIEVNGEKLSIAKDDVEIMSHQIEGWVVESEEGVTVAIDTELDEKLIEEGLAREFVNRVQNMRKDAGYDVTDKINISFTGNSELIKAINNFSDYISNETLAEQLISEQISDGGFRQDWKIGDYECSIRIEKI; via the coding sequence ATGTTCAGACAAAATTTAGAAAAAATCAGTTATCCTAAAATTGAAGAAGAAATTTTAAAGTTCTGGCAGGAAAATAAAATATTTGAAAAAAGCATTTCTACCAGAGACGAAAACAAATCATTTACTTTTTATGAAGGACCTCCGACTGCTAACGGTAAACCCGGAATTCATCATGTAATGGCGCGAACATTAAAAGACCTTGTCTGCCGTTATAAAACATTAAAAGGATTTCGTGTTGAAAGAAAAGCCGGTTGGGATACTCACGGATTGCCTGTCGAGATTGAAGTTGAAAAACTTCTCGGCATTAAACATAAAAGTGAAGTTATAGAATACGGAATTGAAAAGTATAACCAGAAATGCCGGGAATCTGTTTTTACTTATCTTGATCTTTGGGAAAAGATGACAACCCGAATGGGTTATTGGATTGATCTCGACTCAGCTTACATAACTCTTGATAACAAATATATCGAGTCAGTCTGGTGGGCACTTAAAACTTTATTCGACAAAGGTCTTATTTATAAAGATTATAAAATAGTTCCGCAGGACCCTAAATCAGAAACAGTTCTTTCTTCTCACGAACTTGCACTTGGCTATCGCGAAACAAAAGACCCTTCTGTCTATGTACTGTTTCAAAGAACTGATGCGGATGAATATTTCCTTGTCTGGACAACAACTCCGTGGACATTGATTTCAAATGTAGCATTGGCTGTGGGACCTGAAATTGACTATGTGAAAATCAGAACAGACGGTAAAGTTTTAATTCTTGCCAAAGACAGATTATCTGTTATTGATGGTGATTATGAAATTCTTGAGAAAATGAAAGGCAAAGATTTACTCGGAATTGAGTATGAACAACTTTTTGATTATTGTGATGTTGACAGAAAAGCTTTCTATGTAATTGAAGGTGATTTTGTAAGTACTGAAGATGGTTCCGGAATTGTTCACATCGCTCCCGCATTTGGTGCTGATGACTATGAAGTTTCGAAGAAATATAATCTTCCAATGCTTCAGCCGGTTACTCGTTCAGGTGTTTTTACAGATGAAGTAACTGATTTTGCCGGACAATTTGTAAAGGATGCTGATAACGGAATTATTCTTAAACTGAAGAAAGAAGGTAAACTTTATAAGAAAGAAACAATTCTTCACACATATCCTTTCAGCTGGCGTCATCAGGATGTTCCGGTAATTTATTATGCTCGTGAGTCGTGGTTTATCCGCACGACTTCTATTGCAAACAGAATGGTTGAACTGAATAAAACAATCAATTGGCAGCCACCAGAAGTTGGTTCAGGAAGATTTGGTAACTGGCTCGAAGAAAATAAAGATTGGGCATTGTCGCGCGATCGTTTCTGGGCAACACCTCTTCCGATATGGATTAGTGATGATGGTGATATGTTTGCCGTTGGCAGTATTGAAGAATTGAAAAAAGGTTTTATCGAAGAAAACGGTAAACGAATTTCTGTTGCTGATGTTGAGAATATTGACTTGCATAAACCATTCGTTGATAAAATTCTTTTTGAAAAAAATGGTAAAATTTATAAACGCACTCCCGAAGTAATTGATGTTTGGTTTGATTCAGGCGCAATGCCTTTTGCACAATATCATTATCCTTTCGAAAACAAAGAAAACTTTGAAAAGCAGTTTTTCCCTGCTGATTTTATTTGTGAAGGAATTGATCAGACGCGCGGCTGGTTTTATACTCTTCATGCAATTGCAACTATGCTTTTTGACAGTGTTGCTTTCAGAAATGTAATTGTGAATGAATTAATTCTTGATAAGAATGGAATGAAAATGTCCAAATCAAGAGGTAACACAGTTGATCCTTTTGATTTGTTTGATAAATATGGAGCCGATACGACAAGATGGTATCTGGTTACTAACAGTCCGCCCTGGCGACCAACATTGTTTGATGAAGAAGCTTTAGTTGAAGTTCAGAGAAAATTTTTCGGAACTCTTGTAAATACTTATTCATTCTTTGCACTTTATGCAAATATTGATAAGTTTAATTTCAGCGATGCATTGGTACCTTATAATGAACGGCCTGAAATTGACAGATGGATAATTTCAAAACTGAACGCATTGGTTGAAGAATACGAAAAACAAATGGATGCTTACGATGTTACCAAAGCTGCTCGTGCGGTAAGTGATTTCACAATTGATCAACTTTCAAACTGGTATGTAAGAAGAAGTCGTCGTCGTTTCTGGAAATCCGAAATGAACAAAGAAAAACTTTCAGCTTATCAGACTTTGTATGAGTGTCTGATAACTGTTGCAAAGTTGACATCGCCATTTGCTCCTTTTATTGCAGAAGAGATTTACAGAAATCTCAATACAGTTACGAATAAGGAAAAATTCGAATCAGTACATTTGGCTGATTTCCCTTCAATAACTTATCGTGAGCTGGAACTTGAAGAGAAAATGGATGTAGCTCAGAAAGTTGTTTATTTAACCAGAGCAATTCGTGCAAAGAATAATTTAAAGGTTCGTCAACCTCTTAAAAGAATGATGGTTGTTGTTGAAAAGGAGAGAAGAGATGCGCTTGGTAAAATGAAAGATGTAATACTTGACGAAGTTAATATAAAAGAATTAGTAGTACTCGATGATGATTCTGAAATCGTAAACAAAACCGCCAAAGCAAATTTCAAATCAATCGGACCAAAGTTTGGAAAGAAAGTAAAAACTGTTGCTGAGTTGATTAAAAATTTCGGTAAAGAAGAAATCAAAAAACTTGAATCAGGTGAAACCATTGAAATTGAAGTTAACGGAGAAAAACTTTCAATCGCAAAAGATGATGTTGAAATAATGAGTCATCAGATTGAAGGTTGGGTTGTTGAATCTGAAGAAGGCGTTACTGTTGCAATCGATACAGAGCTCGATGAAAAACTAATTGAAGAAGGTCTTGCAAGAGAATTTGTAAATCGTGTTCAGAATATGAGAAAAGACGCAGGATATGATGTAACGGATAAAATTAACATAAGCTTTACAGGAAATTCAGAACTCATTAAAGCAATAAATAACTTTTCTGATTATATTTCTAACGAAACTCTTGCGGAACAATTAATTTCAGAACAAATTTCAGATGGAGGATTCAGGCAGGATTGGAAAATCGGTGACTATGAATGCTCTATCCGAATTGAGAAGATTTAA
- a CDS encoding LA_2272/LA_2273 family lipoprotein: MKKFAMFVFVLTVVLAFNKTSFAQEKPIQIALFNPVQIFPENESIAGLRISILYGKNRNVTGLDWGLVNSTSGKQVGLQYGFVNRVDSGFLGLEAGFVNITDSQFEGLQWGFVNYHKGKVSGLQLGFINYAGSMKGIQIGLVNIINKGGMFPFFPIVNWSF; this comes from the coding sequence ATGAAAAAATTTGCAATGTTCGTATTTGTTTTAACAGTCGTTTTAGCTTTTAATAAAACAAGCTTTGCTCAGGAAAAACCAATTCAGATCGCATTATTCAATCCTGTACAGATTTTTCCCGAGAATGAATCAATAGCTGGATTAAGAATTTCGATTCTTTACGGAAAGAACAGAAATGTTACAGGATTAGACTGGGGTTTGGTAAATTCAACCAGCGGTAAACAAGTCGGTTTACAATATGGATTTGTTAATCGTGTTGATAGTGGATTTTTAGGATTAGAAGCCGGCTTTGTTAACATCACCGATTCTCAGTTTGAAGGGTTACAGTGGGGATTTGTGAACTACCACAAAGGTAAGGTTAGTGGATTGCAATTAGGATTTATCAATTATGCGGGAAGTATGAAAGGAATTCAGATTGGTTTAGTAAATATTATTAATAAAGGTGGAATGTTTCCTTTTTTCCCTATCGTGAATTGGTCGTTTTAA
- a CDS encoding TraR/DksA family transcriptional regulator: MAKKLTKKPIKKATIKKGKEEKKKVKKAPAKKTVKKVVKKAAPAKKVVKKKEVKKVVAKKTSVKKETVKKPIKTETKTEKKKLTAKEEKELKQQPVVQSQVEEAVEDESKIDEIYQAELEAARRKAEALKKIKGYSKKDLEHFKKIILEKRDEILEQLQNLKEQMLDPSTGEYINENSPYSLHMAEQGTDAMEREKTFLYAQRETKFLGYLEDALKRIENGTYGICIECIEEPQHLCETCPLIPKARLEAVPHSQLCLPMKQRQEKK; the protein is encoded by the coding sequence ATGGCAAAAAAACTAACAAAGAAACCAATTAAAAAAGCCACGATTAAAAAAGGCAAGGAGGAAAAGAAAAAAGTGAAGAAAGCACCTGCAAAGAAAACAGTTAAAAAGGTTGTAAAGAAAGCTGCACCTGCGAAGAAAGTTGTAAAAAAGAAAGAAGTGAAAAAAGTTGTTGCTAAGAAAACTTCTGTAAAGAAAGAAACTGTTAAAAAACCGATTAAGACAGAGACAAAAACCGAAAAGAAAAAGTTAACTGCTAAAGAAGAAAAAGAATTGAAGCAACAGCCGGTAGTTCAATCTCAGGTTGAAGAAGCAGTCGAAGATGAAAGCAAGATTGATGAAATCTATCAGGCAGAACTTGAAGCAGCAAGAAGAAAAGCCGAAGCGCTGAAGAAAATTAAAGGATACAGCAAAAAAGATCTTGAACACTTTAAGAAAATAATTCTTGAAAAGAGAGATGAAATTCTTGAACAGCTTCAGAACCTGAAAGAACAAATGCTCGACCCATCAACCGGTGAATATATAAATGAAAATTCACCATATTCTTTGCATATGGCAGAGCAGGGAACTGATGCAATGGAAAGAGAGAAGACCTTTCTTTATGCTCAGCGGGAAACAAAATTTTTAGGTTATCTTGAAGATGCATTGAAGAGAATTGAAAACGGAACTTATGGAATTTGTATTGAATGTATTGAAGAGCCGCAGCATTTGTGTGAAACCTGTCCTCTTATTCCAAAAGCAAGATTGGAAGCAGTTCCACATAGTCAGTTGTGCTTACCAATGAAACAAAGACAGGAAAAGAAATAA
- a CDS encoding DivIVA domain-containing protein, whose product MAVSLKNILKNYFAAFLIAVFIYTSNFLNTDLFNFGEYNFVVWFVLSIFCFASGWFINRQVGWHHGGKVLFAIIIAITILSLITVTFFSEYFGTNQIITENLILFSLRNITLGAMGFFGMAVQEVLSGEREAVILREKLKIYEDNIIDAKKEAELTLKEAEIKAKEILTDAEAQAKNIILKKERIERELKEFIQAEKELIKKYKDL is encoded by the coding sequence ATGGCAGTATCATTAAAAAATATTCTGAAGAATTATTTCGCTGCATTCTTGATTGCTGTTTTCATTTATACTTCCAATTTTCTCAACACAGATTTATTCAACTTTGGCGAATACAATTTTGTGGTTTGGTTCGTGCTTTCAATCTTTTGTTTTGCAAGCGGCTGGTTTATCAACCGTCAGGTTGGCTGGCATCACGGCGGAAAAGTTCTTTTTGCAATTATCATAGCAATTACTATTCTGAGTTTAATCACAGTAACATTTTTCAGTGAATACTTCGGAACAAATCAAATCATAACTGAAAATCTGATTCTCTTCAGCTTGAGGAATATTACTCTTGGTGCAATGGGCTTTTTCGGAATGGCTGTTCAGGAAGTGCTTAGTGGTGAAAGAGAAGCAGTAATTCTTCGCGAAAAATTAAAAATCTATGAAGACAATATCATTGATGCTAAGAAAGAAGCTGAGCTGACGCTGAAAGAAGCTGAAATAAAAGCAAAAGAAATTCTAACCGATGCTGAAGCTCAGGCAAAAAATATTATTCTTAAAAAAGAAAGAATTGAAAGAGAATTAAAAGAATTTATTCAGGCAGAGAAAGAGCTGATAAAAAAATATAAGGATTTATAA
- a CDS encoding RluA family pseudouridine synthase, which yields MSKLITEKKYLINVPEGKKKERLDTFLVNQIENATRSKIQKSIEAGLVTVNGNPAKANYSVKPGDVIIAIQPISPRPEDVEPEEIPLDIVYEDDYLMVVNKPAGMVAHPAYANYTGTLVNALLHHTKSLSGLNDAGRPGIVHRIDKDTSGLLVVAKDDFTHAKLAEQFSKHSIEREYHAVCWGKLPDKKGEIKTNIARSKSDRKKFTISQSEGKLAITYYEVIEEFEFTSYLKLNLKTGRTHQIRVHLSGMGRPIFGDKTYGGDKIHFGSDLPKIKSRVSNLLEIMPRQALHAKTLGFIHPHTKKFVRFDSDLPQDFKLLLEKLKN from the coding sequence ATGAGCAAATTGATAACCGAAAAGAAGTATCTGATTAATGTTCCTGAAGGAAAAAAAAAGGAACGCTTAGATACTTTTCTTGTCAATCAGATTGAAAATGCAACCCGTTCAAAAATTCAGAAATCAATTGAAGCAGGATTGGTTACCGTAAATGGTAATCCTGCAAAAGCAAATTATTCTGTAAAACCCGGTGATGTTATAATCGCTATCCAACCAATTTCACCACGACCTGAAGATGTAGAACCCGAGGAAATTCCTCTTGATATTGTTTATGAAGATGATTACCTGATGGTTGTAAATAAACCGGCTGGAATGGTTGCGCATCCTGCTTATGCAAATTATACAGGAACACTCGTAAATGCCTTACTGCATCACACAAAAAGTCTAAGCGGATTAAATGATGCAGGCCGACCCGGAATTGTTCATCGCATTGATAAAGATACAAGCGGATTACTCGTTGTTGCCAAAGATGATTTTACTCATGCCAAACTTGCCGAACAGTTTTCAAAACATTCAATCGAAAGAGAATATCATGCAGTGTGCTGGGGAAAACTTCCTGATAAAAAAGGTGAGATAAAAACAAATATTGCCAGAAGTAAATCTGACAGAAAAAAATTTACTATAAGTCAAAGCGAAGGGAAATTAGCAATTACTTATTATGAAGTAATTGAAGAATTTGAATTCACTTCTTATCTGAAACTTAATTTGAAAACAGGCAGAACTCATCAGATTCGTGTTCATCTTTCGGGGATGGGCAGACCAATTTTTGGTGACAAAACTTACGGTGGTGATAAAATTCACTTCGGCAGTGATTTACCTAAAATAAAAAGTCGTGTAAGCAATCTTCTTGAAATAATGCCACGACAGGCACTGCATGCAAAAACGCTTGGCTTCATTCATCCGCACACAAAAAAATTTGTTCGTTTCGATTCGGATTTACCGCAGGATTTTAAGCTTCTTTTGGAAAAACTGAAAAATTAA